The following proteins come from a genomic window of Mariniflexile sp. TRM1-10:
- a CDS encoding response regulator: MNEYNVLIIEDHPLITEAYKKAFSQISLKNPKLNFIISTANNCDTAYLKIKEASKRQGLDIVFLDIKLPPSQKGVILSGEDLGLKIIELLPNSKIIVSTTFNDNYRMNSIFKNLNPEGFLIKNDLNPKELVLAIESIIEGNSYYSKSVIELMRKLTANDFLIDAIDRKLLYELSKGTKMSQLPDIIPLSISALEKRKRVLKEIFDLTDKEDRDLFRIAEEKGFI, from the coding sequence ATGAATGAATACAATGTTTTAATTATCGAAGACCATCCGCTAATAACAGAAGCCTATAAAAAGGCATTCTCCCAGATTAGCTTGAAAAATCCCAAGTTAAATTTCATAATCAGTACAGCCAATAACTGTGATACAGCATACTTAAAGATTAAGGAAGCTTCAAAGCGACAAGGGCTGGACATTGTTTTTCTGGACATTAAATTACCGCCATCCCAAAAAGGAGTGATATTATCTGGTGAAGATTTGGGGCTTAAAATAATAGAACTGTTGCCCAATTCCAAAATAATAGTGTCAACGACATTTAATGATAATTATAGAATGAATTCTATTTTTAAAAACTTAAATCCAGAAGGCTTTTTAATAAAGAACGATTTAAATCCCAAAGAGCTGGTTTTGGCTATTGAATCAATAATTGAAGGTAATTCTTATTATAGTAAATCGGTCATTGAGTTAATGCGTAAGCTAACGGCGAATGATTTTTTAATAGATGCCATAGACAGAAAGCTATTGTATGAGTTGTCCAAAGGCACAAAAATGAGTCAGTTGCCCGATATCATACCATTATCCATTTCTGCATTGGAAAAAAGGAAACGGGTACTGAAAGAGATTTTTGATTTGACTGATAAAGAAGACCGGGATCTTTTTAGGATTGCTGAAGAAAAAGGGTTTATTTAA